A stretch of the Acanthopagrus latus isolate v.2019 chromosome 9, fAcaLat1.1, whole genome shotgun sequence genome encodes the following:
- the LOC119025446 gene encoding uncharacterized protein LOC119025446, producing MKDSQAKDGRPSDLLSTEPPFTNIGIDVFGPWSISTRRTYGGAANSKWVKLTRSDCGTNFKGACKELKILLQDDKEPNVFGFLSKKGCIWIFHPPHSSHMGGVWERMIGVSRRILDSMLSQIEPSHLSHEVLPTVMAEVSTIINARPLTTISTDVSAPSLLTQAMIPTQIVCSSSPPPGCFVDADLHCQQWRKVLHLANTFWERWRREYLPI from the exons ATGAAGGACAGCCAAGCAAAAGATGGCCGACCTTCAGATCTGTTGAGTACTGAGCCACCATTCACCAACATAGGCATTGATGTGTTTGGGCCTTGGAGTATCTCTACTCGACGCACATATGGAGGTGCCGCTAACAGCAAGTG GGTGAAGCTCACACGCTCCGATTGTGGCACAAATTTCAAGGGGGCATGCAAAGAGCTGAAAATACTCCTTCAAGATGACAAGGAGCCTAATGTCTTTGGGTTCCTCAGTAAAAAAGGCTGTATATGGATCTTTCATCCGCCCCATTCCTCCCACATGGGTGGCGTGTGGGAGAGGATGATTGGAGTCTCCAGGAGGATTCTGGATTCCATGTTGTCCCAGATTGAGCCATCTCACCTTTCTCATGAGGTTCTGCCTACAGTCATGGCAGAAGTGTCCACCATAATTAATGCCAGACCTCTGACAACCATCTCTACAGATGTGAGTGCTCCATCGCTCCTTACCCAAGCTATGATCCCTACCCAGATTGTTTGTagttcttctcctcctccagggtgCTTCGTCGATGCAGATCTACACTGCCAGCAGTGGAGAAAAGTCCTGCACTTGGCCAACACCTTTTGGGAGAGGTGGAGACGTGAGTATCTCCCTATATGA